The sequence below is a genomic window from Oreochromis niloticus isolate F11D_XX linkage group LG3, O_niloticus_UMD_NMBU, whole genome shotgun sequence.
TGAGTTTTCGTCTGTAAATACGGAGAGAAGTTGTTTTGGATTCCTAAtagtttaaaaacacaattattTGAGGATGTTGTCGACTTTCTGCACAAAGTTCATTAATATTAtatttcatattaatattataactATAGTACTAAGGGCAGAGTAACACACAagctttttgtaatttttgctTTAGTAGAACAACATCAACAGCATAGAGAGTTTCTCATGTTCTCATGAGATTCAATCgaacctgttttttgtttttatggcagaTAAATTGATCCTgatcaaagaaaacaagacCTGGGAGGAGGCCTTGGATTACTGCAGAACATTTCACAGGGACCTGGTTTCCATCACTAACCCTCAAGAACAGGGATGGGTGCAAGACAAAGCAAGCAACGCCTCGAGTCCTTTTGTCTGGCTCGGCCTGCGCTACTCCTGCACTCTGGATCTGTGGTTCTGGGTCAATGATCAGCTGGTCTGCTCTGAGAAGTGGGGCAAAAATGGAATGACTGAAGAGTGTGACGTGGCTGTgggcatgcagagtggaggacAGTATGAGTGGTTCAGTCAGACAGACAATGagatatttaattttgtttgtttcaaataAGACTCCATTTATTACAGACTTCATTCTGGAGTGAATTTTTTGATTTTGTAGTTTTCCGCTGTGTGAGTTTTTGGTGATGGGAAAATTCTAACtaagagcaaaacaaaaaaatctataGTCGTAAACTGCACAATATTGAAAAACGAATGCCACAAACCAGAGCATTTATATTGCAAACTGTCACAAAAACCACATAACTACTTTTTTCATAATGATGTTCTATGACAATCAATGTGATTGTGAAGTTTGTGAAAGTCTGTATAAACTGGACTGTCTGCTCGACAGTCTTTGTTGATGCAAATATTTTGCAAACTATCTGTGAGAAACTCGAGACATGTCTGAGTGAAGTAAATTGAGCAGCTGGTCACTTTTGTTTTAGTGCCTTTTCtctttaaagaataaaaaagctAATTAAATAATCTCATATAATCTCTATATGATATTTCCGCATTTCAGGTCAGTGCTGCTTCTTTACATGCCGCCTGTATGAGTACCACTTTATTGAAGAAAACAAGAGCTGGTATAAAGCACAGAGATACTGCAGAGAGAAATATACAGACCTGGCCAAAGTGTTTGACATGACAGACATGAGCAGACTCCGTAACTCCACACCGAATCAAGGAGAAGCCTGGATTGgactgaacaacaacacaggTGGAAACAGGATGTGGCATTGGTCTCTGCCAGGAGTGGAATACATTCAAAAtgacagcagctggaatctGAGTGGAAGAACTGGTAATGAGTCACCTgggaactgtgggaggaaaagaTACGATAATGGAGATAAAAAGCTGGCAGATGTTTCAtgtgataataaaataataataataataataattctaaAAGTTAATGTTGctactgctttttcttttctttttgaaaatgttgtttGAAAACTTTATGTAAAGAGCTACAGGTCATATAGTTTGCATCCAGCTGTGTTCTGTATTACCTCAAATATTGGCTGATAGTTTATGacactttttatttctgtatcaaACTTTGTGTGTCCAATCTGTAAGCATTGttctcctgtttttgtgattGGCATCTTAAAAATACAGTGCGTTCTGGATCTACCCTGTgtgttgtcatttattttttgttacaatGTACTTTACAACCTATTTATAGATGTGAAAGTTTTTAAAGTATATATGGTCCCCACTTTAGATGGGCTCACTCAAGATACTTTACTAACAAGTAGTAAATGGTTTGTAACTTCCTAAATAAGTTTATTAAGGTATTTATGAGTATTTATAGTTAATCTATCGAAAAAGAAGTTGGTCGATAGTGAGTTACAGCTTTGACAGCCTTTAAGTGACAGTTATAAATGTATTGTAAGACATTTATTAAGATATAGCAGCTGACTGATGTAACCCTGATATTCAGTGTTGATAAAACATCTAGTTTGAAACTACTAAGGGGGctgggaagggcacctgtaaccggaaggtcgccggttcgatccccggcctctctgtcctggttgttgtgtccttgggcaagacactttaccctaccgcctactggtgttggccagaggggccgatggcgcgttatggcagcctcgcttctgtcagcctgccccagggcagctgtggctacaactgtagcttgcctccaccagtgtgtgaatgtgagcgtgaatgaataatggcattgtaaagcgctttgggtgccttgaaaagcgctatataaatccaatgcaatGTATTATTACTATGTGTAGTATATGTAGAGTTTATAGTATTATGTAGGGTATGTTAACCATCTACTTACCTTTCACCAATGGTTTTGTATACCATTGAACATCCTGAAATGAGTGGTTTGTAACTGATGCAGAGTAGCGTTTATAAATGATT
It includes:
- the LOC112846517 gene encoding macrophage mannose receptor 1-like; its protein translation is MSVWVGLFRDSWRWSDGSDFSFRYWDMQLFNDEQSNKTCAMTLLNRSGKWSSDECDKEKPFFCHDDKLILIKENKTWEEALDYCRTFHRDLVSITNPQEQGWVQDKASNASSPFVWLGLRYSCTLDLWFWVNDQLVCSEKWGKNGMTEECDVAVGMQSGGQYEWFSQTDNEIFNFVCFK